Genomic window (Gelria sp. Kuro-4):
AGGTGCAGATCCCCCCGCACGTCTTCCAGCTTTATGAGCTCCGGCAGTCGGCCCCGGGCTGCCGCCCTAACCTCCTCCCCACCGGCCCGGAGCTCCGGCACCACGTACTGGAGGCCCAGGGCGGCGTAGAGTTCCCGTTCGGTAGCCAGGGCAACCGGGCCGGCCGGCCCCTTGAGCACCGCAGGCGTAAGCTCCAGCCCGCGCGCCGCCGCCCGCTCGGTTAAGGCTGTCCAGTGTGCCGGCGGGCCGGTGTGATAGCACACCTGGGTGGGAAACTCCGCCGGCGGCACCGTGATAAGGCGCGCTTCCAGGCCCAGGCCCAACACGACCCGCACCGACTCCGCGTCCTCTGCCAGCGTTTCGCGCACGTAGGGGGCAGCCTGGAAGGTTCGGTGGACCTCCGCCCGGCCCCGGCCGGCCACCGCCGCCACAAACACCAGCTCCTCCACCAGCTCTTCCCGCCGCCGTACCTCGCCCGCCAGGCTCACCCGCTCGACCGGGTGTAGTTGGGCCAGGATCTCTTGAAGCTCTGCCCCGGCCGGATAAGCCAGGCCCAGCGGCAGGCCGCGCGGGCGCGAACGCAGGAGCTCGATTCCCTTTTGGATCGCCGATTCTGTTTTGACGCCCAGGCCGGGTAAAGCACGGAGTTTCTTAGCGCGCGCCGCCGCCTCCAGCTCGTCCAGGTTGGAGACGCCCAGGTGGGTGAAAACGGTGCGCACGGTGCGCGGTCCCACCCCCGGTAGAGCCAGCATGGCGCGCAGGCCGGCCGGTACCTCGCGCCGCAGGCGCTCAAGATAGCCCAGGGAGCCGGTCTTAAGGAGTTCTTCAATCTTGGCGGCCAGCGCCGCACCAATGCCTGGCAGTTCGGTCAACCGCCCCACGCGGGCATAGTGGGCCACGTCTTCCTCCAGTTCGGCCAAAACGTGCGCCGCCTGCCGGTAAGCCCGGACCTTGAACGGGCTTTCCCCCTGAATCTCCAGAAGGTCGGCTATCTCGAGGAAAACCCAGGAGATCTCCAGGTTGTTCACCGGCGTCCTCCTTTCTGCTCACCTAACATGCCCGTCCCGGCCTCACTTTACGCCGCTTGCCTTAGCGAGAGGCAAAGAGAGAAGGACAGCCCGCCTGCTGCCCTCCCGGAATGATACGGGATGGTGTTAACGACGGCGCCACGTCCCCCCAGAAAAAGCGGGAAAACACCGGTGCCGCCGACCAAAAGTACTGGCCGAGCTCGGAAGCCTGTACGGCCTGCGCCAGCTGCGGCCACGGCAGCCAGGCCAGCAGGCTCACCAGGAGCATCACCACTGCGGTCCCGATGGCCAGCCCCAGACACGCCCCGGCCAGGCGGTCCAGGGTGGCCAAGCCGGGGACCGCCAGGGCCCGTTTGAGAAGCAGGCCGAGTGTCAAAAGAGTGTAGCGCCCCGCCAGTAGGAGAGCCAAGAAAGCCAGTACCCTAAGCAGCAGCGGCGGCCCCACCAGGTAGGTACCCAAAAGCCCGGCTACCTGCCCGCTGTAGCGGGCGGCCAGATACAGCCCCAGCACAAAACCGCCCAGCTTGGCACTTACCCCGATCAGGCCTTCGCGCCAGCCCAACACCATTTCCAGCCCCAGGATCAGCAAGATAACGAGGTCCAACCAGTTCACGGCCTTTCGCTCCCACCGGCCTCTGTCTCCTCATCCTGCAAGAGCGCCAGGAGTTCCTCGTAGTCCTCCTTCACGCGAAACAGCTCCGACGCAATGTTCATGGCCGCCAAAATGGCCACCTGGGTGGTGCTCAGGCACGGGTTGCCCTGCCTGATTTCGCTCATCACCGCATCCACATGCTGCCCCAGTTTTTGAATGGTTTCGGGGTTGGCTTTGCCCTTTACCGTATAGTCTTCGCCCATGATGCGCACCGTTACCCGGTTAGCTGAACCTGTCGCCATGGATCTCACCTTCGTCCGGAAAATAGGTCTCTAAGCTCTTATTCCGCACGAAGAAGCAAAATCCTGCCGCCGGGCAGCGTTTGCCCACTCAGCGGCGCACCTTCGCCTTGAGCTTTTGCTCCGCCGCCGCGATGATGCCGGCGATCAGGGGCTCCACCTCGGCG
Coding sequences:
- the polX gene encoding DNA polymerase/3'-5' exonuclease PolX, encoding MNNLEISWVFLEIADLLEIQGESPFKVRAYRQAAHVLAELEEDVAHYARVGRLTELPGIGAALAAKIEELLKTGSLGYLERLRREVPAGLRAMLALPGVGPRTVRTVFTHLGVSNLDELEAAARAKKLRALPGLGVKTESAIQKGIELLRSRPRGLPLGLAYPAGAELQEILAQLHPVERVSLAGEVRRREELVEELVFVAAVAGRGRAEVHRTFQAAPYVRETLAEDAESVRVVLGLGLEARLITVPPAEFPTQVCYHTGPPAHWTALTERAAARGLELTPAVLKGPAGPVALATERELYAALGLQYVVPELRAGGEEVRAAARGRLPELIKLEDVRGDLHLHSNWSDGAENIAGLAQAAAGCGYAYIAVTDHSQSLSIAHGLSPERLKEQEKEIAAVRARFPELTILSGIEVDILADGRLDLPDEVLTARDIVVASVHSGFKQDRDSMTRRILTALAHPHVDVLAHPSGRLLGRRDPYAVDLEQVLSAAQRYGKILEINASPERLDLSAGWARRAKELGVKLVISTDAHDARRLADMEYGVSVARRAGLTQDDVVNTWPLARLQHYIRLRRDLDGEDT
- a CDS encoding CvpA family protein, which produces MNWLDLVILLILGLEMVLGWREGLIGVSAKLGGFVLGLYLAARYSGQVAGLLGTYLVGPPLLLRVLAFLALLLAGRYTLLTLGLLLKRALAVPGLATLDRLAGACLGLAIGTAVVMLLVSLLAWLPWPQLAQAVQASELGQYFWSAAPVFSRFFWGDVAPSLTPSRIIPGGQQAGCPSLFASR
- a CDS encoding cell division protein ZapA; this translates as MATGSANRVTVRIMGEDYTVKGKANPETIQKLGQHVDAVMSEIRQGNPCLSTTQVAILAAMNIASELFRVKEDYEELLALLQDEETEAGGSERP